The nucleotide sequence GTAAAAAAATGAAAGGGGGAAATACCGGAACATATCGTACATCGCCCCCTCAAGAACATACTTATACATGGCAAAAATGAAAGGGGGAATTGTCACTAAATCaatgagaaataagagaaaaaagaaaaattaaagctaACTTTTCGATACATACACGAAAACAAAATAGATACATAAATTCTCTGGAAAGAAATATCAATTCATGATGCAATTACATACAGCAGATAATAACATCATTCTGCAAAGTCTTTGAGCCACTTGGGTTTACTAGCGACCCTTCTCGGCCTACTAACGACGTTGGGCTCCTGTATAGGGTGTGTTACCTGTTCTGTCGGGGTATGGCTTGCAGAGGTCCTGTGCTGAGACACGGGCGTGCTAGGGGGCGGAGCGATGACTCTCAGGTGTCGTCTATTCCTTTTTGATAGCCTGCCGCTTCAGTTGAGCTTGGCAGTGTACTGACGATGGGGCTTTGGTTCTGTTACTATGCCCGTTCTATCCCTCTGCTTGGTTGCTTGGTTTTGTATGCATACATGGGTACCTAGTTCGATGGGCAACAGTCTTCTGGTAGTGCCAGGGATGCGCATCAACTCCTGCGACCTGGCCACTTGTAACTCCCTTCGACGTATCGTCTGCCTCCAATGTCTGTCTACTAACAGGTGTCTCCTGGCCGTCGGTACCCCATCGCGCAGCTGGCGACCCGTTGCAAGCTGAGATGGCGACTTGGTAATCTCCCTGAGAGGCGTGTTGAGATACTGAAGTATCGCCAGGGCCGTTTTGTCCGACTCAAGGGCTCCACCCTTTAACGTGTTTTCTCGGAGTAACCTCTTTGCTGATTTGACAGCTGCTTCTGCCCTGCGTTAGACTAAGGATACTGGGCTGACGACAGCCGGACCTTGAATCCCCATCTCCTGAAGAAAGCCTCCATCTCCTTCCTGGCCAAGTTCGTACCTCCGTCAGTTTATATCTGTTCCGGGGCTCCCCAACGCGAGAAATATGATCGAAGGTGATTGCTGATTTTGTTAGACGTGGCACCATTGGGGAAATGAGCTACTTCTAACCAACCTGTTAGTCTATCTGCATATACCATGTATACACTGCCTTCTATCTGGAACATATCTGCGACGACTTGCTAGAAAGAGTATTCCGCAGGGGGCGTGTGCATCATTTCTTCAGGAGGCAGTGAGGGGGCGTGTTCATCGCATGAAGTGCATTGGGCACGGCGATGCTGAAGGTCCCCTTCTATTCCCGGCCAATAGACCGACTGCCTGGCTCTTCTAAGCATAGAGTCGAGGCCTTGGTGTCCTGTGTGTAGGTTAGCGGCTACCTGGCGGCGTAAATCCTCGGGGATGAGCAAACGAACACATCCTTGGTccactgagtatgtcaccagatcctGGTTGATGGCTAGCCGATCCCGAATGCTGAAGAAGGGACGGAGGCAGGCAAGTTCTTGCGATTTCTGTTGGGGCCAGTCGCCCGCTGCAATCCTGGCAAGCAAGAGCTGATATACAGGGTCGTTAGATGCGGCGCTCCTGACGCAGTCTTCATCCAACACGATGATGTCTAGTTCCAAGGTGGCCACGGTTGCACATGCCACTGCCACTTGAATGTCGTCCTCAAAATCCATGTCGGAAGCTTCGTGGGATGCTCGCATGGTCGGGTACCTTGAAAGAAAATCCACGGCGGTGCTCCTTTTTCCGGGCAGGTATTTCATTTGGAACTTGAACTGGAGTGTCTTCTTTTTCAGGTTGAATAATCTTGGATTGATGACGTCCTTGAGGGCTCTGTCACCCAGCAGTTTGACGAGTGGACGGTGGTCCGTGATGATGGTGAGATTAGGACACCCAAGTAGGAACAACCTGGTCTTCCGCAAGCACCAGGTAACTGCCAGGGCTTCTCCTTCTACGGGAGCATACCCAGCTTCAGAGGGGGTGAGGTGTCGACTACCACACAGGGCAAGGCGCCAGCCGCCCTTGCAACAAAAGGGGCTGTCAGCTGACTGACAAACGCAATAATGCTGAAGGACTACGAAACCTATGCCTTCCTTGCTCCAATCCATCATTATCGTCGTAGGGCGTGTCTTGTCGTAATATGCCAAGCCATCCTAGGCTAATTGACAGATGACCTCCTGTGCCTGCCGGAGTTTGTCACGTAGCTGGCTATCCCAGTAGACGTTTTTCCCGGTGGGTTTTCTGAGGAGGTCCCTAAAGGGCTCCATGATGGGCGCAGTTGCAAGAAAGGGAGCTAATTGATTCACGAATCCAAACCACGACCTAATATCCGTGATGGAGGGCTTCTCGGGCATATGGAAGTTACGAATGGCGTCTAGTCGTTCGTCTGCGGGTTATATGACTCCCATCCCAGGTGATAACCGACGAAAGTAACTTCTCTCTTGCAGAATTTAAACTTCTCGGGCTTGAGTGTGATACCTGCAGAGGCACATGTTGACAGGAATTCATATAAATGCCAGAACGCCTCTTCGATGCTGAGATCGTCTAGCAAAGTGTCGTCAATGCATTTATGGTTTCTGGTGATTTCTTGCAGGTCATCATCGAACCTTTTTGTGTAGGCGTCAGACGCTGAACAGTGACCCATGGGTGTTCTACGATAACGGTATCGTCCCCATGGGGTGATGAAGGTCGTGAGTGGGCGGCTGTGCTCGTCCAATTCCACTTGATGGAAACCCCAGTGGGCGTCCTCCGTAGTCTTGTACATGTGAATGGGGATGCTTGAAATCATGTCGAAGGGTGCTGGTGTATGATGAGTCTCACGAAGACATTGGGCGTTAAGGCGCTGGAAGTCTACTGTGCGGCGAGGTTGGCCCGTCTTCTTGGCTACGACGACCATCCTCGCACACCATTCCGTTGCATCCCCCACTGGGACTGGTGCTATCACACCCTTCCGAACGTCCTCGTTAAGTTGAACCTTGACCTCCTCTTCCCAATGCTTAGGGATTGTTGCGGGCGTGTAACAAGCATAAGGCAGggcatcaggcaacaaatggaTGTGGTGCTGCTTGCCCGTCATTACCAGTAAAGGTTCCCTGGTTATGTTAAAGGTTGTTGATGAGAAATGCCGTAATAACCATTCGTCAAGTCTTGGTATATTCTCCTCCACAGGTGGGATGGGTAAGGTGGctggtttcattgttttaggggAGTTAGGCCGTGCGACTTCTTCGCTAAACACATCAGCTGATGCAACGAGATGGTAGGGGTGAGGGAAGCCAGGCGGTACTATTCCCACCTCCTTACAAGCATTCAGCGATACATAGAAGTTCTTGGCTGTCGGCACAAAGTACACCTCCTGCATCGTGGGTCGCCCACCTATATCAATGAAGCATGCCGTTGATCCGTGACATCTCACTCTGAGATTAGCTACGTCCCTCAGACCTGTTTGCGGCTGCAACTCCAGGGGATTTATTTGCAGGCTTGAAAGAATTGTGGGTCCGGCAATGCAGATCTATGCTCCTGTATCTGCTACGACGAGTGTCGATACTGACTTCCCGTTCCTATGGGAAACACAAGCCTTGAttgtaggggggggggagaggtgtgTGTCTGCAACAATCACTAAACTCGAGGAAGAGGCGCTTTCATCGTACTTCTGCAGCATTTCTGAAAGTGCCCTACCTTTTGGCACCCGTGGCACGTCATACTTTTTGCTGGAAACGGCGCTCGACCAAACGGATGGCGCCCCCCCACAATTTCCGCAACGCTTCGCATTGAAGTTGCCGCGCAACACCGCGACGTCTGGCTCTACGTCATCATTGCCTGTGACGTCATCACTCGAGGCGCCAGCAGACTCCCTCTCACCGATAGCGACGCGTGGGACACTTTCAACGTCTTGGTGTGCAGCTTCGAAAGTGCAACACAGTGCCTGAAGG is from Palaemon carinicauda isolate YSFRI2023 chromosome 13, ASM3689809v2, whole genome shotgun sequence and encodes:
- the LOC137651604 gene encoding uncharacterized protein; amino-acid sequence: MDWSKEGIGFVVLQHYCVCQSADSPFCCKGGWRLALCGSRHLTPSEAGYAPVEGEALAVTWCLRKTRLFLLGCPNLTIITDHRPLVKLLGDRALKDVINPRLFNLKKKTLQFKFQMKYLPGKRSTAVDFLSRYPTMRASHEASDMDFEDDIQVAVACATVATLELDIIVLDEDCVRSAASNDPVYQLLLARIAAGDWPQQKSQELACLRPFFSIRDRLAINQDLVTYSVDQGCVRLLIPEDLRRQVAANLHTGHQGLDSMLRRARQSVYWPGIEGDLQHRRAQCTSCDEHAPSLPPEEMMHTPPAEYSF